One Cicer arietinum cultivar CDC Frontier isolate Library 1 chromosome 8, Cicar.CDCFrontier_v2.0, whole genome shotgun sequence DNA segment encodes these proteins:
- the LOC101506057 gene encoding long chain acyl-CoA synthetase 4 translates to MAQNRFIVEVEKAKEASGDTPSRGPVYRSIFAKDGFPPPVQGLDSCWDVFRLSVEKYPNNPMLGAREIVDGKHGNYKWQTYKEVYDIVLKVGNSIRSCGYGEGIKCGIYGTNSAEWIMSMEACNAHGLLCVPLYDTLGSGAIEFIICHAEVSITFAEEKKIPELLKTFPNATKYLKTIVSFGKVTAEQKQEVEKFGLTIYSWTEFLQVGESQSFDLPVKKRSDICTIMYTSGTTGDPKGVLISNESIITLLAGVKRLLESVNENLTEKDVYLSYLPLAHIFDRVIEETFIWLGASIGFWRGDVKLLIEDIGELKPTIFCAVPRVLDRVYSGLTQKISSGGFLKKTLFNFAYSYKSNKMMKGHNHEAASPLFDRIVFDKVKQGLGGKVRLILSGAAPLSVHVESYLRVVTCAHVLQGYGLTETCAGTFVSLPNQHGMLGTVGPPVPNVDACLESVPEMGYDALASTPRGEICVKGDTLFSGYYKREDLTKEVLIDGWFHTGDIGEWQPNGSMKIIDRKKNIFKLSQGEYVAVENLENIFGQVPSIESIWVYGNSFEAFLVAVVNPRKQALEHWAEQNGISMDFNSLCEDSRAKGYILEELSKIGKEKKLKGFEFIKAVHLDPVPFDMERDLITPTYKKKRPQLLKHYQSVIDNMYKSGSKPRA, encoded by the exons ATGGCGCAAAACAGATTCATCGTTGAAGTCGAGAAAGCAAAGGAAGCTAGTGGCGATACACCGTCGAGAGGACCTGTCTATCGCAGTATCTTCGCTAAGGATGGATTTCCGCCTCCTGTTCAAGGTCTTGATAGCTGCTGGGATGTTTTCCG ATTGTCTGTTGAGAAATATCCAAATAATCCTATGCTTGGTGCCCGAGAGATTGTGGATGGAAAG CATGGCAACTACAAGTGGCAAACCTACAAAGAAGTATATGACATTGTGTTGAAAGTTGGAAATTCTATCCGCAGCTGTGGTTATGGAGAA GGTATAAAGTGTGGTATTTATGGGACCAATTCTGCAGAGTGGATTATGAGCATGGAG GCCTGCAATGCTCATGGACTTCTTTGTGTTCCTTTATATGATACCTTAG GTTCTGGGGCCATAGAGTTTATTATATGCCACGCAGAAGTCTCAATTACATTTGCAGAAGAAAAGAAGATACCTGAG CTATTGAAGACATTTCCAAATGCAACCAAATATCTCAAGA CAATTGTGAGCTTCGGAAAGGTTACCGCTGAACAAAAGCAAGAAGTTGAAAAGTTTGGACTGACAATATATTCATGGACTGAATTTTTACAAGTG GGTGAAAGTCAGAGTTTTGATCTACCTGTGAAGAAAAGGAGTGATATATGTACAATAATGTATACTAGTGGAACTACTGGTGACCCCAAGGGAGTATTGATATCCAATGAGAGTATCATTACCCTCTTAGCTGGGGTTAAGCGGCTGTTGGAGAGTGTCAATGAAAAT TTGACAGAGAAGGATGTGTACTTATCATACCTTCCTCTTGCCCATATCTTTGATAGGGTCATTGAGGAGACATTTATATGGCTTGGTGCCTCAATAGGTTTCTGGCGTGGG GATGTTAAATTGTTAATTGAAGACATTGGGGAGCTAAAACCAACCATTTTCTGTGCTGTACCCCGTGTACTTGATAGAGTGTACTCAG GTTTAACACAGAAGATTTCTTCCGGAGGCTTCCTTAAGAAGACGTTATTCAACTTTGCTTATTCATA TAAGTCAAATAAGATGATGAAAGGGCATAACCATGAGGCAGCATCTCCACTTTTTGACAGAATTGTGTTTGATAAG GTAAAGCAAGGTTTAGGGGGTAAAGTGCGTCTTATTTTGTCTGGAGCAGCACCCCTATCTGTGCATGTGGAAAGTTACTTACGGGTGGTGACCTGTGCTCATGTCCTACAAGGATATG GTTTGACCGAAACCTGTGCCGGAACCTTTGTCTCATTACCAAATCAACATGGAATGCTTGGAACAGTGGGTCCTCCTGTCCCAAATGTGGATGCGTGTCTGGAATCTGTTCCTGAAATGGGTTACGATGCCCTTGCAAGCACACCAAGAGGAGAAATTTGTGTAAAGGGAGATACCTTGTTTTCGGGGTACTACAAACGTGAAGACCTCACGAAAGAGGTTCTGATTGATGGATGGTTCCATACAG GGGATATTGGAGAGTGGCAACCTAATGGAAGCATGAAGATTATTGACCGgaagaaaaacatattcaagCTTTCACAAGGAGAATATGTTGCCGTTGAAAACCTGGAGAATATTTTCGGCCAAGTTCCTTCTATTGAATCT ATATGGGTTTACGGAAACAGTTTTGAGGCCTTCCTTGTTGCTGTTGTTAACCCCAGAAAGCAGGCACTTGAACATTGGGCAGAGCAAAATGGTATATCAATGGACTTCAATTCTCTGTGTGAAGATTCTAGGGCAAAAGGTTACATACTTGAAGAGCTCTCGAAGATTGGAAAGGAAAAGAAG TTGAAAGGCTTCGAGTTTATAAAAGCAGTTCATCTTGACCCAGTTCCATTTGATATGGAACGTGACCTTATCACTCCAACATATAAGAAGAAGAGGCCTCAGTTGCTTAAACACTATCAG AGTGTGATCGATAACATGTACAAAAGTGGAAGTAAACCCCGTGCCTGA